TAGCACCGTGAATGGCCGCCACAGCGCACCAGCCCACTGAGCACTGCACATGAGGGACCTTCCAAGAAAACCATGCCTCTCCcctaaagtagcaatccccaacctgtgggccacagaccacatgtggtccttcgactaattggaggtgggccccgaaggacgcctccccccccagccctttacttcatccccccagccctttacaacacacttcattgttgtggcgtgtctgtatcctgttttgaagggatgcttaaacattaccatagcgatcagagagcatcaggacagtggttgagagtagaggagtaaactacccccccacacacaccgggcctcagtaaaaagcgttgagtggtccctggtgagtggtccccggtgataaaaaggttggggatcactgccctaaAGAGCAATCCCACCAATAGCTCTGAAAAAGGGACGGTCCTTAAGAAAACGAGAGCTCTGCTGCATCACGCCAATCgtcccacctagtccagcatcttgtcccgCCCGAGGACAAGGCCCTTAAGCAGAGGCCCTGCACATTTAAAACCACGCCTAAAAATGCCCTCACACCTGGGGCAGACCAGCGTCAGGAGGCCACCCAGGTGGGAGAGCTCAAGAAGCCTTGTGGGCCCTGGAACGTGTCCTCAGTTACCCCCATCTCCCGGATACATGGCCTAGTGAAGGAGCTCACAGCCGGAGGACCAGTCCCCACACAAGGTCAGGCTTGCCTTAGTGTGCCAGAGAGTCGCCATGGGCACGCACACACGGAGAGCATTGAGCAGGACTCGAAAGATGGTTGaggagaacaaagttttattgctgCAACACAGGCCCAGTTCTACAGCAGCTCCCGTGGCATGCTCCGTGGGGTCTCCTTCCTCCTGCAGGCGGGTGCCGGGTTTTCAGGCCTGCCCCACCAAAAGGCTTGGTTTGAAGGCAGGCCGTCATCAGGCAGAAGAAACGAGCTCCAGGGAGAAGCAGCAGGAGGGCTGCCAGGCGCAccggggaggggagccagcttACAGGAAGGCGGGCAGATCCTTCTCGATGACctgcagaagagagagagagagagagagagccatggGGCAGGAGCTGAGCAGAGGGCAGCACGTTGCAATCCTCCCCTGCACCTGCACCCTGCTCCACAGGAAACGGGTGGCCACAGGGGCTTCCCGATGCCTGGGGACAACGGCCTGGATTCCAAAGAACTAAGAACAAGCTGCTGGCCAAGGAAAGGCCAAGAGGGGCgttggaaagggggtggggcaggacgGACCTCTTTGCAAAGGGATGCCAGGAGGAAGTctgaaagggggcggggggggggggcttgtggcaGAGAATCCCAGCCGTGCCCGGCTGCTGGACCAGCCCACAGGAGTCTGGGAGCACCTGGAGAGGCCAACACTTTTTTTGATTCTGGTCTCAGCCCGAAGCGGACTCTAGCCCAGGCTgcctcaagcagggtttcatgaagcctgggGTCtcctgacagtcctggaagggtttcctgaacgggcgGGAGTTTTTTTGTTAAGCCATTTactggtgatatgactatatatggtcattctgacccaccctctcctccccaaatggccaatgaggggcctggagggggtggggaggggaggggcctgggtgggcgtgtccacagatctgcctcccaaccacattctgcaccatccggccacttctggggtttctcgaagcctggagaaagtCTCAGGGGTTTTCTTAAGGGTAAAAAAGTGGAGGGAGGCGGCCCTAATCCGCCAACAGCGTGAGGCAGACCTCTTACCTATGAAGGAACTAAAGTGGATTCTCTTCCAGCTAGAGAAGCGCTTCAAGTGAATTTCAagcgcttccccccctcccccaagaggcCCTGAGAAGGAGCCACGTGCAGCTTACCACAGGGTCGTCCATCGGACTGTACCTCTTGACCACCTGGCCTTCTTTGTTGATCAGGAACTGGAGAAATGAGACAACAGTGAGCCACACAGAGGCTGCCGTAAGTGGAACGGGCAAGCGTCGGACTCTGCTCCCACAAAGGcctgggggaggcggggaggcctTCCTCGGGTAGTTCCTTACAAGACCGTCAAGGGTTAAGCAGCATCCGTCTGCCTGCGGACTTGGGAGTGCTTCTTGTGCATCCGCCAAGCAAGAGACAGACCCGAACTTCACCCTCATCAGCCAGGGCAGAGTTCGTAATAAGAGGCACCGCTTGGCTTCCTACACTCCAAACTCAGCTGCCTTGCACTGAATCACAGCCTCAGGCCACCCAAATCAGTTTGGTCTACTCAGAGCACAGTGGCTccgcagggtctcaggcagagtcttGCACATGGACTACTCCCTgacccttttagctggagatgcggGGGAGGGAGCCCGAGGctctctgtgtgccaagcagacaTTCTGCTGCTGATCCATCCTGAATCGGAGGTTCGGCCCATCATCATCATCGGCCTTGTCCACTGAGACTGGGAGATGTTCCCCAGTCTCAGGTAGAAGGCCTTCCCATCTCCTGCAGgcgtggcccaactgtggctctccagatgtccatggactacaattaccatgagcccctgccagcagcatgctcaaagtagtccatggacatctggagtcacAGTCCAGCCACTCCTGTCCTATTGCCTGGTTCTGTGACTGGAGATGCTAGGAATAGAACCGGGAACCTTCTGTGTtcaaagcagagactcttccattgagccacctcccccccccccccagccagggacTCCGAAGGTCAGCCCTGCTCAATAGGCGGCCTTAGTGACAAGTGACCCTTCTGCAGAAGCTGTGCCAAACAAGGCGGCTCTTTGGCTTGAGGCAGCTAAAGAGGGCTGAAGAAAAGGTTCAAGCACATCGTGGGCTCAGAAGAGTCTGAgccaaaggaaggaaaaggccaCAGCTCAGCGGGagaatcatagagccatagagttggaaggggccatccaggccatctagtccaaccccctgctcaacgcaggatcagccctaagcatcctaaagcatccaagaaaagtgtgtctccagcctttgcttgaagactgccagtgagggggagctcaccacctccttaggcagcctattccactgctgaactactctgactgtgaaaaactttttcctgatatctagcctatatcgttgtacttgaagtttaaacccattactgcgtgtcctctcctctgcagccagcagaaacagcatcctgcccttctccaagtgacaacctttcaaatacttaaagagggctatcatgtcccctctcaacctccttttctccaggctgaacattcccaagtccctcaacctatcttcatagggcttggtcccttggccccagatcatcttcgtcgctctcctctgtaccctttcaattttatctacgtccttcttgaagtgaggcctccagaactgcacacagtactccaggtgtggtctgaccagtgccgtatacaatgggactatgacatcttgtgattttgatgtgatgctcccgttgatacagcccaaaatggcattcgccttttttaccgctgcatcacacttgcTGTTTACActacacaagtaccccaaggtctcgttcacacacagtgctacctagaagcgtatcccccatccagtaggcatgcttttcatttttctgacccagaggcagaactttacacttatctttattaaattgcatcttgttctcatttgcccatttttccattgtgtgcagatctcgttgaactctgtctctatcttccggagtatttgccagtcctcccaatttggtgtcatctgcaatcttgatgagtagtccctccaccccctcatctagattattaataaatatgttaaaaagtaccgggccgagcaccgagccctgaggtaccccgctactcacctctctccagtctgatgaaacaccattgacaacaactctttgagtgcggttctctaaccaattccctatccacctaactatctgaaaatccagattgcagtccttcaatttatccatcagaacatcatggggaaccttatcaaaagctttactaaaatccaagtaaacatctgctgggcatgcagaagatcccgtGTTCattccccagcctctccaggtgaGCACAACAGACTTTTTGTGTGTGATGCTGGGAAGTCACTGCCAGCTTGTGAAGTGGTGGAGAGCagctgtttgattccccgctctggcacatgcagccagctggctgaccttgcgctagtcacagtcctgatagtgcagttcccACAGGGTAAtcagagtgctctcagccccacctccctcgcagggtgtgttgtggggaaaggaagagaaggcgattcaGATCCCTTGCCAGGCTGTTTATCCCTGCAGCCATCTTGACATCCTCCGGCAGTGAACGCCGCATTTTAGTCACGCTAAGAGACAGGACAACGCAAGAGCTGGGCAAAAAGcattccattgggggggggggggaggagcactcACCTTGCTGAAGTTCCATTTAATGGCACTAAGGGGGAAAAGAACAAGATGGCTTTTAAGTTTCAAATCACAGACTTCAGACAGCCAAAGTGCAAGGGAGTGAAAAGGTGAGAGGCCGGCAGCAAGCCTCTGAGGCACAAGGACGGCAGCATCAACAGAGACCAGTGTGCCCCTGAGGCCGGCCCTTCCGCCGAGGGGAAGAGAAGCACGAGGGTGGAAGAAGGCTGGCACCCGGAGACAGGCAGCTACCCGGAATAGTCaccatttattttgatttatctgTAATCTAATTTACATGCAGCCCTTCCCCAatagaggagaaggacccttctgtcttgggggggagggggggaggaactgTTTGCCACAAAGCTTTACAACAGCCAACTTGTCCCTGAATTCTGAACTTGCACTTGCAGAAGAGCCCCTGGGAGGGAGCGGGGGCGGAGGGGGCCTCTTGCCTGCCTGTCCCTGGGCGTCCCCGGGATGCCTCCTCCACGCCCTGCCGCCTAAGAGCCAGAGTGGGGAAGACCGGGGCTCGGGAGACCTGGGTTCCAACTTCCCCTTGGGTcacggaagctcgctgggtgaccctgggccagtcacagcctcacctacctcacaggactgctgtgaggataaaacgttGGGAGAGGAGAACGATGAAAGCTGTTCTGGAGCCCCAGGAAGGGGGGAGATACcggtatatatatattcaataaaACCTTTGGGACTCActtccccagggtgcctctgccCTTGGGCTGGTTCTTCATCCACTTCCAGAGAGGGTGGGCATTATCCCCGTTCACTTCAATTTTGCTGAACATGTCAAACTTCACCCCGTATCCTGCGGCAAAGGCCTTGATCTCCTCGCTAGTGCCGGGCTCCTGCGGAAAAGCCGGGTCAAGGAAGGGGCCTCGGGCAGCCGAGCCCCAACACAGGTGTCCTGCCCCCACCGCACCCCGCCCGGGCCGTGGGCCTGCGTCACCTACCTGCTTGCCAAACTGGTTGCAAGGGAAGGCTAGGATGCGTAAACCCTTCTCAGCATATCTGCTGTACAAGTCAACAAACTGAGTGTAGTTTACGCCCGTCTTGCCTCATTTGGAGGCGATGTTGGTGATGATGCAGACGTGACCCCTGGGAGTGGGGGGTGAGAGGAAAAGACAAAGTAAGGGCATGAAGAGGTCAGCCATAGGGAATACCCAACGTCTTGGCCCTCCTTCCCACAGGGCCTCAGgactccctcccccagccactcCTACTTCCCGCAGATCCCTCATCTAAGCCACAGCCTGATTTGATTGGTGCTCTCCAGACAGCGCCGCATTTAAAAACTAACTAACTGGCACATGGCTAAGAAGAGCCGCAGATACGCCCCTCTGCTGGGTTGCCTGCCCTTGCTAAGCCTCAGGCGATGATCCTCAAGCCAGCACTGCAGCCTACGGTTTAATTCTTTCTTTAAGCTGAATCTTTGTGAaaagctagatcaggggtagtccaactgcggccctccagacgtccatggactacagtgttggctggcaggagctcatgggaattgtagtccatggacgtctggagggccgcagttggactacccctgagctagacggTCACACCAACTGGAAACCTCAAAGGGAGGTGGGCGAACGAGCAAGCGTTTCGCTGACGTTAAAAGCCAACCACGCTACGAAAAGGTTGCCGGCACGAACCCAGCCATGCACTGCCGACTGCAGAAAACACTATGAAGCCTCAGCTGTGCTGCCGGTGACCTCACATGGCCACAGCCTCCTCCTCGCTACCCTGGGCTgagcaggactgaccctgcttcacttccaagaccGGGGAGGTCAGACTAACGGAGGCCATCCTGGTCGAAGCAACACAACACGGGCCAAACATCTGGGTCCGCCAGCCGCAGGACCTCGGGCAGCTCCGTCCTCAGGAAAACACGCTGACCCCACACCCCAGGACCCTTGGGCTCCCTCCGGCAAAGGGCAGAGACTCCTCACCCCGCCTCCGGCCTCGGCACACACCTACCGGAATTTCTCCAGGGAGACGTCATGGCCATCGATATCCGTCGCATGGAAGTCATAGATGGATTTGGCAGATTTCCAGTCCATTTCCTgggcacactggggggggggggagagcactcaGGTCAGCCCAGGAAGCCACACGACTTCTGATGAAACGTGGGACCCAACAGCCCCTGAGAGTCTGGATCAGAGAGACTCCGAGGCACATGGTCCAGTGATCTAGCGACAGCCAG
The nucleotide sequence above comes from Paroedura picta isolate Pp20150507F chromosome 4, Ppicta_v3.0, whole genome shotgun sequence. Encoded proteins:
- the GPX4 gene encoding phospholipid hydroperoxide glutathione peroxidase GPX4; the protein is MSVGRLVRRALLCGVVATRGLTTSMCAQEMDWKSAKSIYDFHATDIDGHDVSLEKFRGHVCIITNIASKUGKTGVNYTQFVDLYSRYAEKGLRILAFPCNQFGKQEPGTSEEIKAFAAGYGVKFDMFSKIEVNGDNAHPLWKWMKNQPKGRGTLGNAIKWNFSKFLINKEGQVVKRYSPMDDPVVIEKDLPAFL